A window of Fusarium falciforme chromosome 1, complete sequence genomic DNA:
TTGGGCTCTTtgctctcctctctttcaCCCTCGCTCGTATCTCGCTTGGTACCCGCAACACTGCCTGTGGTGCTCCGTGGCGTCTCCGGAGGTGTTGTCATAGGCACCCCCGTCACCTTACCCGAGTTTGCTGCTGCAATTCCTGGGACGCTTCCAGCAATGAGGGTAGGGTTGCTGATCACGCCCGTGGGCACAGTGCTTGACTGGGTCGTAATGGTTGCGATCGACGATGTCGAATTGGACCTCgctggagaagatgggcGTTGAGAAGCGAGCGAAGCAGACGGAGGCGGTGATGGAGCCGTGAAAGAGCTTGCCGAAttgcgatgatgatgatgtgagCCGTTTGGAAACGGCGACGGGGGCGCGAAACTGGTCGTCGGTGTTGGTATAGGGGTATTCTGATTTGATGACGACACAGTTGTCTGGGACTTGGCTCGAGGAATCTCGCCCTTAAAGACCTCGCCCAATTCGCCAGCTGCGAAGGATAGAGAAGAACAGAAGCCATCGGAAGATGATATCATCAAAGTCAGACCATCGCTTGACCTAGTTGACTTGTTAGCAGGTGCTGGGGTCCCTGGGGAGTTGTACATACCATGCAAGATCAGTAAAGGTAGCGCAGTGGAGATTGCTCACGACGCAGATAGGGGACTTTTGTTGAGTATCATACAGCAGTACCGAGTCCTGAGTAGCTACCGCATATACCATGCGATATGGCAGTGAGAAGGCAGGCCTAGGGCCAGGGATAGATGAGTTCACTTCCAGGTTTGAGCTTTTTGACTCGCTTGTTGCGGTTGCAGGTGGAGGGGGCGGGTCCATCACGGAGGGAGCTGGGGAGGGCTTTGAGAGAGGTTCAGGAAGAGACGGAATGGGCTCCTCAGCGGATGATGTATCAATGGTGATATTTCTCGTAGTGGGCGGAGACTGGCGTAGAGTGTAGAATATGGGAGAACACTTTACTACCACAGACGGCTTCTTGTGGCCTGGCAAGTGGGCGATGGGAGGCTTGTTGATGCCCCCTCgggtatatatatagaccgtGTTGATCACCTCGTACGTCGGCTTTGCATCCTTTTCAGCTTGGTGCTGATTCTGGTACTGCCCAGATGGAGTCAGGAGCAGGCTCCCATCGGGCGTAAACGTGAGTCGTCGGAAGAACGAAGTCAGGGTCTCGTTGGCGTAGAGGTTGGCATTCTTCATTCCCAAACCAGCGCTGATGGTTGACGACGGCTTTGGAGAAGGATCCATCGGCATGACAGCTGGTAGCGGCATCGAGGGGGCCGGAGATACGGATCGGCGAGAGGAAAAGGAAGACCGACGGCTGTGGCTCACGACGCTCGGAGGGTTCATGGGAAGGGCAAACGAGGTTGGTGTGCCTGGCGCAGAAGGAACTGGCGACCCAACGGAGGGGGCAGAGTCGAGGACGGCGAGCGAGGAGCGGTGGCCGAAGTCAGGAGGAGCAGGGCTGCTGGAAGAGATGCGTCGAGGGGGTAGGTCAGCCTTGATATGGCTTGCGAGCCTGGGAGTCTTGTCATCTTGGCTTAGGGTGTATTGGCCGTCCTTTGTTTTCAAAGAGTAAATATGAACGGATCGATCGGACGACTGCGTAGCGATATACTCGTTCAGAGGATCCCAGGTAACGCCCTGGACGTAGTGACTGTGCTCGGCGATTTGGCGAACCAGCGTTCCTGTTCTCGAGTTAGAGATCGTTGGGCGGCGCATCGCGAACTTGGACTTGCTGACCTGTCTGGGCATTATAGATTCGTGCTATGTTATCCATACTGCCAATGATGAAATGGACGCCGTCGGGAGACCAGGCCAAGTCATAAATCTCGGCACCGCTAGAACGACACATATGCTTGGCTCTCCACGACTCCTTGTCATCTGAAGCTTCGGATCCGAAATTATTCTGAGGTGTTTCGGTCGGAACCCAGAGTATCACGTTGCCATCGTCGCCGGCAGAGGCGAGTAGTTCGCCTGGAATTAGATCTATCAGTATATGACGAAACATCAAGAGAGCGGGGGAAGCCAACCTTTGGGGGCCCAGCGGACAACATTGACAGCCTGGTTATGTTTGGAGAGTGTCGAGAGATACTCGACTTTTCGTTCCTCGCCATCCACCTGAACTTTCCATATTCTCACATGATTATCACCACCAGCAGTAGCGAGACGTCCTTTTCCATTTGGTTCAAAGTGAGCCGAATAGACCGGAGCGTTCTGGTCGTGCcaattgatgatgaggggCGTGGCTTTCATCGCGACGACAAAGCAGATATGCTAGGGCGGTCGAAGCTGGAGCTGCATAGGGAGGCGCCTGGCGAGGCTGTGGGAGAAGAGGGCGCTCTATTGCTCCCACGCTCTGGAAACGAGATAGATGATCGGCCGGGGACGACGACAATCTCGGGTTGATATGTAAAGAAGAAAGTATGCGAGGGTGGACTCGAAAACCGAGGCGTCGAGGCTATCGGCAGGGACGAATTCGGCAGCCCGTAGTGCAAAGTAAAGTAGTGAGCGATGACTGGCGAGTCTGAAATGGTGGAGAGCTCCAGGCTGGAGCTGGTGTGGACCTCGGAGGACTTTGATTAGACGCCAAGCTGTAGGGGGATTCAATGGCGTGAAGAGCGGGTAGCAGTAGATCAATCACGGGGAGAAACGTTGGTGATGCACTCGtttgatgaaggaggaggagagggagacgCGGGACGGGAGTGAATGGTggaaaagaggagaagaaagggcagcagcagccaagcctGAATGAAGGTGAGGTTTATTTCGGCGTTGAATGGATGATGCGAGGGACAAAAACCTCCAGGACAGGGCCACGAGGCACGAGGCACAGGCAGGTCTtgcttccttccttcctttccCAAATGCAAGGTAACTTCCAGTAACAGGCGCAGGTTAGGTTGTGCCGGTGCGGCGGACGCGCGGGCGATCACACACTGTAAACTCAGACCCAAACAACACCCACTTCACCCAAGGATGGATCCATTGGGTGGATGGGGACGGGCGGGCTTGGATTGGACGTCACGGGGCAACTGGGCAACGCAGGCCCTGGGGCTGCAACACATCACCTCGCTCgggctgaggaggacgggAGGGGACGGGGAGGGAGTCTGGGCACCGCAGATGGATATCAGTGGTGGAGAGCGTGTTTGGATTTCTGGTGCCCTTTGATGGCCCCCAAGCACCCGTAAGACAAGCCTAAGCCCAAGACCCAGACGCCGCCGGGACCTACGCTACGCCAGCAAATGCGCCGCAGCCACCGGCAGCCCTGGAAACGAGTGCCCTGCCCAGCTACAACCTGACTTTTTAGCGGGCACTGAAGAGGGGAACCCGCCCATCTCAGCAGGTGTCAGAGCGCCTGCGTGGTCTACCAGGGACGCTGCTGGGGTTCTACGGCTCGTCGCTGGGTGAGGGACGGGTGCGGCTGCGGCAGCATCACGCACATCAGGGACCAAAGAATGGAGGCTGATGCTCATCAGCCCAGAACCGAGCCTCTAATAAGTCTGTACGCGCCCAGGACGGCATCCTCCAAAGAGACATGATCCGACAAGCTAAAAGCAAAAAACATACCTTCCCGTTATGCCGCTTGACATTCTGTCCCGTACCGTATGGATAAGATATCCGAGCTCGCGGAAACCAGCCGGCGGCGGGGATTTAAAGGGAGAAATGACAAGAGGTTTAGATTCCGGTTGGCCAAGactggtggatggatggaagcaTCCATGATGCCTCTGTTTTGATGGATCAGGCCGGCATACACATGTTTTAAACCCTCTTTTTTCCCCCTCAATGATCACAAGAACCCAACGCCGAAAAGTATACTTGACATTGAAGACTAAAGCCGCCGCATGGATGACCCTGTTCAACTGTGCAAGtcgtgaggtgaggtgaggtaaCAGTCTTGTTCAATGCGTGTCAGCCAGAGTCAGCATACAATTGTCCGTGTTAGACTCGGGGGAATGGAGCACCAATCATGATACTGGTCTTGCCAATCCTTGGAGCCAAGGACTTGGAACCGCGAAATGTCGCTGGCCTGAATCTAAATCACAAGTGGTCAGCACGCGACTCACACAACAGCAAGGGGAGCGCCCGCATTATTCCAGCATGATGCATCATGGATATGGCCATGGTGGCGGATGCTCACACTGTACGTCGTGCGCCAACAAGCCCTGTCACCAAAGCCAGGACTGTTTTCTCCGATGCAGCTTCGGTCCTGGACGTCGTCTTGTCACTGAGATATAAAGACCACCATTCTGCCCTGTCTGCAACGCCGTCTCTTGCTAGAGACGTAGCAAAGTTCCTGAGCTCAGGCCAACTCATCCCACGCTGGGCCGGTTGTCCCTGGCGCGGAAATTAGAAGAGCGGGAGATCCGAAAATCGAAGGTCGAAGCTTCGAAAGGAGTTACCCGTACGGCAGTTCCTGATGCTAAGGCCAGCCCCCGGCCCAGAAGCGAAGCCCGGAGGTGGTGATGCAACCAGCCGACAATGCCGGCAGGACTCGTTTGCAACTGATCTGGGCTGCCCCGTCCAGTGCCCACGCGTCTGGCTGCAGGGGCTTGTGTGGTTCTTTGGTAGCAAGGTGAGCTTTAGAGTATTCATGGTTCTCCCACGGGGATGGGTACGCTCCTTCTTGTTGCCTGTTGTGGGAAACTTGGAGGTGCGTCCAGGTTCTCCATAGTGTTGAGACTATTGCTTCACGTAGCAGGCCTCAACTAGAACCTCGACGATCTTAATCCCCCCAGTACAAAGCCATCAAGGAAATTTGTCCAAGGTTGCATTCGGTAGTTTGTCGTCTGGTCCTCAGGATCTGTGTAGCATCAGCTTCATCTCATCCCTGAACCATCGCAAACCTTTTTCGCTTCCTGGAGACACAACTTGTCTTTCAATCTCAGATGCCTGTTGGATGAGGCGGGTGTTAGTTGACTCATTAACCTCGCTTACCATATTACCATGGATTTATCCGTCTTAGACGCAACGGGCGCCATGTGAACTCATGCCGGAGATAAGATGAGTCTTTCGACCACTCCCCACAATGATCTCGAATTTCATATGAATCATATCAACAAGTTGTGATTTGTCGAAGCGTGCCCATTGTTCGGAGCATAGCTTTGGCGGCATACTGACTACCTACTTACCTTCTTTGTGTGGATAGGAGGGAGAGGGGGACTCTGGTTTGGACACTTCCAACAAGGGGTCATACTCAAGATAGAGCAGGGGAGCTCGTATCCTCAAGCGAAACAGTATGTTTACGATCCTCTTGGATATGACTCCCTCCAAAGTCTTTTCTTCCACCGCTTTTATGTTGACACAATCCTCTCTGGTTGAGGGATAATACTCTGTACACGCCTTTCAGTGGCGGAATTTCGTGCTTCGCCAATGGCCGCCTTGTTTAGCCGACTGTCGATACAGCTTGACTCACAGCTCGATCTGGGGATGCGTCTGTAGCTCGATAAATCTGCATGATCCGACCTCGTGAGTCACGCCGTCGAGGGGACTTGTTGTTGGAAGTTGACAGAGATGGAGTGGTGACAGAGATGCTTGCTGGGGTGGTGACACAAGAGGCGTTTGAGACGGGCTGTCAACTTGTCGATCAAGTTGATACGGAAAAGGGCTTGCCTGCCTTCTTTGTACTAACAGCAATATACTGAGACATAGAGCTTATCAGGTTTGACGAAACAAGCCATCAATATTTGCCTGCCCGTGTGGAAGGGTCAAGATAGGCGCTGAGCGGCCATTTTTGATTGCTAAGCTAGCATTGGGCGTGCCGTAGCCGATGAGTTCCTTCCGCTGGTGGTGTTGTTTGGTCCTTCCCAAACCATCTCGCCGACAGGTTGGTGTAGTGCACGGGCCAAGTCTCCTGCAGGAAGGCACCTCGACTACGTGATGCAGGTTCCAGGCTGAGTCCGTCGGATTCATTGTCGTTCTCGATCCCCTTTCTTCGTTGCCTCATTGTATCCTCGTCACAGAGCGGACAGAAACAAGATGAAGCTTGCTTTCAGGCTACAAGTTACGGCGACTGGCAATTGCTTGCCTAAAAGGTGCATCGGCGACGCCACGATGAATAGGCACCGTCTCTCGACACGGCACGTTCGTCTTCCTCAAGTTGTCGTTCAAAGTTGGAGACTGATCGCCAATGGGCGTCACTAGCCCCGCCATCATCCGTGTTGCCCGTGTCGTCACGATTGGCGGGCTTGATGGACCCTGCATTGTCACTTTTTGGTGGCTGGCGGTGACTGATACCAGCTCGCTTTCACGCAGGCTAGCAGGCTCGCACCAAAGACCGAGCACAAAGAACCCGGCGACAGAGCGGTATGGATGCTATCAATGCATGGGTCCCTGCAATTACCTTGCCGTTGCTGCCATGTTCTGCAGTTCGCACCGCAGCACTACACCCTCTGAGTACAGTTGATGCCTTGCCGTGACAGTCATAGGCTCTCATTATCGGAGGAACTTGCAAGCAAAAGGACATGAAGGGTCTGTGGGCTAGAATCTTAGTGGGCGATTACCTTCAACGGACGGCCAGACACAACGTCCGCCCCCATTCCGGATCACGACACGAGGCGTTCAGGATGAAGCTTGGCCCTGGGTCCCCATCCTCATATTGCCCCCGATGACTACCAAGTACTGCAACTAAGCACTAAACCCCGGTCTCAACCGAATCTATCGCGGCACGCGGCAACTGGGCCCTTTTGTCTCGGTGCCTTGGTTCAACCCACCACAGAGCAAAAGGATCCATCTTTCTCGGACGGCAGCTTACATATCATCTTTAGAGGCAGGTGCCTGGACTGCTAGGACAAAAGCAGCCGCTTGACCCTGATCCGTCGCCTTGtccttttccctcttcacTTATTCAATGGTGGTGCTTGGCCAAGCATGGTTAATTCCGATAACCTCTCGCTCCCGTTGACGGGCACGGGCCTGGCTCTGGTAGC
This region includes:
- a CDS encoding ANAPC4-WD40 domain-containing protein, encoding MKATPLIINWHDQNAPVYSAHFEPNGKGRLATAGGDNHVRIWKVQVDGEERKVEYLSTLSKHNQAVNVVRWAPKGELLASAGDDGNVILWVPTETPQNNFGSEASDDKESWRAKHMCRSSGAEIYDLAWSPDGVHFIIGSMDNIARIYNAQTGTLVRQIAEHSHYVQGVTWDPLNEYIATQSSDRSVHIYSLKTKDGQYTLSQDDKTPRLASHIKADLPPRRISSSSPAPPDFGHRSSLAVLDSAPSVGSPVPSAPGTPTSFALPMNPPSVVSHSRRSSFSSRRSVSPAPSMPLPAVMPMDPSPKPSSTISAGLGMKNANLYANETLTSFFRRLTFTPDGSLLLTPSGQYQNQHQAEKDAKPTYEVINTVYIYTRGGINKPPIAHLPGHKKPSVVVKCSPIFYTLRQSPPTTRNITIDTSSAEEPIPSLPEPLSKPSPAPSVMDPPPPPATATSESKSSNLEVNSSIPGPRPAFSLPYRMVYAVATQDSVLLYDTQQKSPICVVSNLHCATFTDLAWSSDGLTLMISSSDGFCSSLSFAAGELGEVFKGEIPRAKSQTTVSSSNQNTPIPTPTTSFAPPSPFPNGSHHHHRNSASSFTAPSPPPSASLASQRPSSPARSNSTSSIATITTQSSTVPTGVISNPTLIAGSVPGIAAANSGKVTGVPMTTPPETPRSTTGSVAGTKRDTSEGEREESKEPKKRRIAPTLVDPKA